In one window of Vulpes vulpes isolate BD-2025 chromosome 1, VulVul3, whole genome shotgun sequence DNA:
- the BEND3 gene encoding BEN domain-containing protein 3: MNSTEFSEDVEEVLKNNTVKVETEAEDAALDCSVSSRSSEKHPLDSVFTALQDSSKRKQPGGDGQPDSVPSVKRRRLIPEALLAGMRNRENSSPCQGNGEPAGRGKAPGVGWPGDEEPCNDATAPSYKKPLYGISHKIMEKKNPPAGDGLSTYELFEKANASNSPSPLRLLNEPQKRDCGGGGGAAAASDGDPNIYFLIQKMFYMLNTLSSNMSQLHSKVDLLSLEVSRIKKQVSPSEMVAKFQPPPEYQLTAAELKQIVDQSLSGGDLACRLLVQLFPELFSDVDFSRGCSACGFAAKRKLESLHLQLIRNYVEVYYPSVKDTAVWQAECLPQLNDFFSRFWAQREMEDSQPGGQVAGFFEAEQVDAGHFLDSKDQEEALSLERSSTIASDHVVDTQDLTEFLDEASSPGEFAVFLLHRLFPELFDHRKLGEQFSCYGDGGKQELDPQRLQIIRNYTEIYFPDMQEEDAWLQQCAQRLNDELEGLALDGGSEGEAARDDCYDSSSLPDDISVVKVEDSFEGERPGRRSKKIWLVPIDFDKLEIPQPDFEVPGAERLLSKEQLRSIYESSLSIGNFASRLLVHLFPELFTHENLRKQYNCSGSLGKKQLDPSRIKLIRHYVQLLYPRAKNDRVWTLEFVGKLDERCRRRDTEQRRSYQQQRKVHVPGPECRDLASYAINPERFREEFEGPPLPPERSSKDFCKIPLDELVVPSPDFPVPSPYLLSDKEVREIVQQSLSVGNFAARLLVRLFPELFTAENLRLQYNHSGACNKKQLDPTRLRLIRHYVEAVYPVEKMEEVWHYECIPSIDERCRRPNRKKCDILKKAKKVEK, translated from the coding sequence GCGCTCCTCGCGGGCATGCGCAACCGGGAGAACAGCTCGCCCTGCCAGGGCAACGGGGAGCCGGCGGGCAGGGGCAAGGCCCCGGGCGTGGGGTGGCCCGGCGACGAGGAGCCCTGCAACGACGCGACTGCCCCGTCCTACAAGAAGCCTCTGTACGGCATCTCGCACAAGATCATGGAGAAGAAGAACCCCCCGGCCGGGGACGGGCTCAGCACCTACGAGCTCTTTGAAAAGGCGAACGCCAGCAACAGCCCGTCCCCGCTGCGGCTCCTGAATGAGCCCCAGAAGCGGGactgcgggggcggcgggggggcggcggcggccagcGACGGGGACCCCAACATCTACTTTCTGATCCAGAAGATGTTCTATATGCTCAACACGCTCTCTTCCAACATGTCCCAGCTGCACAGCAAGGTGGACCTGCTGTCGCTGGAGGTGAGCCGCATCAAGAAGCAGGTGAGCCCCAGCGAGATGGTGGCCAAGTTCCAGCCGCCCCCCGAGTACCAGCTCACGGCGGCGGAGCTCAAGCAGATCGTGGACCAGAGCCTGTCGGGCGGCGACCTGGCCTGCCGCCTGCTGGTGCAGCTCTTCCCGGAGCTCTTCAGCGACGTGGACTTCTCCCGCGGCTGCAGTGCGTGCGGCTTCGCGGCCAAGCGCAAGCTGGAGTCGCTGCACCTGCAGCTCATCCGCAACTACGTGGAGGTCTACTACCCGTCGGTGAAGGACACGGCCGTGTGGCAGGCCGAGTGCCTGCCGCAGCTCAACGACTTCTTCAGCCGCTTCTGGGCCCAGCGGGAAATGGAGGACAGTCAGCCCGGCGGCCAGGTCGCCGGCTTCTTCGAGGCCGAGCAGGTGGACGCGGGCCACTTCCTGGACAGCAAGGACCAGGAGGAGGCCCTGTCCCTGGAGCGGAGCAGCACCATCGCCTCGGACCACGTGGTGGACACGCAGGACCTGACCGAGTTCCTGGACGAAGCCTCGTCGCCCGGCGAGTTCGCCGTGTTCCTTCTGCACCGGCTCTTCCCGGAGCTCTTCGACCACCGCAAGCTGGGCGAGCAGTTCAGCTGCTACGGGGACGGCGGCAAGCAGGAGCTGGACCCGCAGCGGCTGCAGATCATCCGCAACTACACGGAGATCTACTTCCCCGACATGCAGGAGGAGGACGCCTGGCTGCAGCAGTGCGCCCAGCGCCTCAACGACGAGCTCGAGGGCCTGGCGCTGGACGGCGGCAGCGAGGGCGAGGCGGCCCGCGACGACTGCTACGACTCCTCCAGCCTGCCCGATGACATCTCCGTGGTCAAGGTGGAGGACAGCTTCGAGGGCGAGCGGCCCGGCCGGCGGTCCAAGAAGATCTGGCTGGTGCCCATCGACTTCGACAAGCTGGAGATCCCGCAGCCCGACTTCGAGGTGCCGGGCGCCGAGcgcctgctcagcaaggagcagCTGCGCAGCATCTACGAGAGCAGCCTGTCCATCGGCAACTTCGCGTCGCGCCTGCTGGTGCACCTCTTCCCCGAGCTCTTCACGCACGAGAACCTGCGCAAACAGTACAACTGCAGCGGCTCCCTGGGCAAGAAGCAGCTGGACCCGTCCCGCATCAAGCTCATCCGCCACTACGTGCAGCTGCTGTACCCGCGCGCCAAGAACGACCGCGTCTGGACGCTGGAGTTCGTGGGCAAGCTGGACGAGCGCTGCCGGCGCCGGGACACGGAGCAGCGGCGCTCCTACCAGCAGCAGCGCAAGGTCCACGTGCCGGGCCCCGAGTGCAGGGACCTGGCGAGCTATGCAATCAACCCCGAGAGGTTCCGAGAGGAGTTCGAggggcccccgctgccccccgagAGAAGCAGCAAGGACTTCTGCAAGATCCCCCTGGACGAGCTGGTGGTTCCCTCGCCCGACTTCCCGGTGCCTTCGCCGTACCTGCTGTCGGACAAGGAGGTGCGCGAGATCGTGCAGCAGAGCCTCTCCGTGGGCAACTTCGCCGCGCGGCTCCTGGTCAGGCTCTTCCCCGAACTCTTCACGGCCGAGAACCTGCGGCTGCAGTACAACCACTCGGGCGCCTGCAACAAGAAGCAGCTGGACCCCACGCGCCTGCGGCTCATCCGCCACTACGTGGAGGCCGTGTACCCGGTGGAGAAGATGGAGGAGGTGTGGCACTACGAGTGCATCCCCAGCATCGACGAGCGGTGCCGCCGCCCCAACAGGAAGAAATGCGACATCCTCAAGAAAGCCAAGAAAGTGGAGAAGTGA